The following coding sequences are from one Eucalyptus grandis isolate ANBG69807.140 chromosome 11, ASM1654582v1, whole genome shotgun sequence window:
- the LOC104425020 gene encoding protein trichome birefringence-like 43, translating into MGVFGGAIFVVISLLVTDLAATTLGHATGKREETVETGSCDASAGTWVYDSSYPLYNSSQCPFLQKQFKCLENGRLDTDYLKYRWKPAGDCDLPRFDGRAFLFGLRGKRLMFVGDSLSLNQWQSLTCMVLTAVPEAKYTSTTVAGLSNFSFPEYGVQLMFFRDAFLVDIVSTSTGRALRLDSLQNAKIWEGVDVLIFNSWHWWLHVGRKQPWDYIQEGNKTYKDMNRLMAYEKALNTWAKWVDSSVDPSKTTVFYQGVSPDHANASDWAEPKANACLDQTRPLAVSRYPAGPSPAELVAEKVIRSMTYPVRLLNVTYLSQLRVDGHPSVYGFGGHRNMDCSHWCLPGVPDTWNLILYRSLVANNF; encoded by the exons atgggtGTCTTCGGAGGTGCAATATTCGTGGTCATTTCTCTACTTGTGACTGACCTAGCGGCTACAACGTTGGGACATGCTacgggaaagagagaagaaactgTCGAGACCGGTTCCTGCGATGCCTCCGCAGGAACGTGGGTCTATGACAGTTCATACCCTCTCTATAACTCCTCCCAGTGTCCCTTCCTACAGAAGCAGTTCAAGTGCCTTGAGAATGGCAGGCTCGACACAGATTACCTCAAGTACAGATGGAAGCCAGCCGGCGACTGCGACTTGCCAAG GTTCGACGGCCGAGCCTTCTTGTTTGGATTGAGAGGGAAGAGGCTGATGTTCGTGGGGGACTCGTTGAGCTTGAATCAATGGCAATCCCTTACTTGCATGGTTCTCACCGCGGTGCCCGAGGCCAAATACACTTCGACAACAGTTGCTGGGCTTTCCAACTTCTCATTCCCA GAATACGGAGTGCAGTTGATGTTCTTCCGAGACGCGTTCCTGGTGGACATAGTGAGCACAAGCACCGGGCGAGCTCTCAGGCTCGACTCTCTCCAAAATGCCAAGATTTGGGAGGGCGTCGATGTATTGATATTCAACTCGTGGCACTGGTGGCTTCATGTTGGGAGGAAACAACC ATGGGATTATATTCAAGAAGGGAATAAGACGTATAAAGACATGAATCGCCTAATGGCCTACGAGAAAGCATTGAACACTTGGGCCAAATGGGTGGACTCCAGTGTCGACCCATCGAAAACTACAGTCTTCTATCAAGGAGTTTCCCCCGACCATGCAAA TGCAAGCGACTGGGCGGAGCCAAAGGCCAATGCCTGTCTCGACCAGACACGTCCGCTTGCCGTGTCGAGATACCCGGCCGGCCCGAGCCCCGCGGAATTAGTAGCAGAGAAGGTGATAAGGTCGATGACGTACCCGGTCCGTCTGCTCAACGTCACTTATCTGTCGCAGCTCAGAGTAGATGGACACCCATCAGTGTATGGCTTCGGAGGGCACAGGAACATGGATTGCAGCCACTGGTGTCTTCCTGGTGTTCCCGATACTTGGAATTTGATCCTTTATCGGTCCCTAGTAGCTAACAACTTTTGA